TATGACTACACTTCCCAAACCTCTAGAGGTTTTTATTAAGGAATGAAATGAGATAAATGCCTATGTtacttttgttttattatccGTCAACTTCCTACATTTACTAAGGACTTGCATCTAATATTTTCCGGACTATTATTTCGGATACGTTTTATTAACTTAATTTTACTACAATTGGAAATGCTTTTGTTAATAATCCTTTGCACAATCTCAAATTTCTGCCATTCGTTCGTTGCAAATGCCCATGAAATCTAACTCATGGAATTGCACGTTGAGTCACTGTCTCTCTCGCTTTCTCTCTACTTCCTCCTTCTCTTTCTATTTATATTACTGTGGTTTAGTGATTGCTCTTGGGAGATCCCTAGAGccaaatttgaaaactttttttaaCACGAGTGAGAGTTCCATTGGCGTTATGTAAATATGGCAATATGTCTATGAAAAAGTCATTTCACAGTATTCTCAATACATGGTGGTGATGTTAATAATGGTGAGCGGGTACAGCATAACGAAGTATGAAAACTTAGGGTTCTTGATGACAggaaaaataaataatgaaaaGTAATCAgtatgtgtatatatatgtagtAGAGTGATCACGCTTCTCAgtacaattttttttacgTTGGCCAGTAGATCTTCGATTGATCTTCTGCTCATGTACCAGTAActctatatatctatctatatcGTTGTTCCCTGTTGAACAGATGGTTTCATCTGggttatatatttttccgtcaaattcaaaaacctcTCCATTTTCTGCAGAATAAGACAACTACCATACACCAAAAAGACCTGCCCATTATGCAGGCTGCAACTACGGCAATAATTACTGGAGGAACCAGCGGGATCGGTCACCAATTAGTGAGAAAGGTAATCTCCAGCGGGATGTCATGTATCTTCGTCGGATCCAGTCCTGAATCAGTGCAGGAGTCTCTTCATATGCTCATCGCCGCTAACGACTTCCCCAAAGACAGTACAACAAAGCACCAATTTGTAAGGGGTGTGTCCATAGATCTTTCGAATTGGCCTTCCTGGACCGCCGAACAGACCTTCAAAAGTTGGGAGTTCTCCCCAACCAACTGTATCATCGGCCCGTTTACAACGCCCTTGTTCAATGTTTCCCCTAGAAACCCGTGCGGCCCCTCACAAAAATACACCTATAGTCTTCTAGTCAACTGTGCTGGGATTACCCAAAAGTCACTAACCCACAGATCCACAACCATCGATATGGCCCGCATCATGAACATAAACCTCATGTCGTTAATGTCCCTAACTCAACTATCCGTCCGCCCTATGCTCAAATCACAACGCAATTCCAAGGCAACATCCCCAATAATTGTAAATGTAGCCTCCTATCTGGGCCATCCAGATACACATATCCTCCCAGGAACCGCAATATACGCCGCTTCAAAGAGCGCAGTCCTCCAATACACCTATTCTCTGCGTCCGGAGTTGTCCCGGCTGGGCATCCGCATTGAGGCTATCGCTCCAGGCATCGTACGAGGCACTAAAATGATCGAAACACTCCCTCCAGATTCCCAGAAGAGTCTGCTACACGCCAAGCCACACCTACAAACCACACCACACGCTGTTGCCGACCTTATATGGTCAATCTATTGCTCATCTCCTGTCTAACGT
This region of Eremothecium cymbalariae DBVPG#7215 chromosome 4, complete sequence genomic DNA includes:
- the OAR1 gene encoding 3-oxoacyl-[acyl-carrier-protein] reductase (NADPH) (similar to Ashbya gossypii ABR076C); the encoded protein is MQAATTAIITGGTSGIGHQLVRKVISSGMSCIFVGSSPESVQESLHMLIAANDFPKDSTTKHQFVRGVSIDLSNWPSWTAEQTFKSWEFSPTNCIIGPFTTPLFNVSPRNPCGPSQKYTYSLLVNCAGITQKSLTHRSTTIDMARIMNINLMSLMSLTQLSVRPMLKSQRNSKATSPIIVNVASYLGHPDTHILPGTAIYAASKSAVLQYTYSLRPELSRLGIRIEAIAPGIVRGTKMIETLPPDSQKSLLHAKPHLQTTPHAVADLIWSIYCSSPV